The following proteins come from a genomic window of Pseudomonas sp. J452:
- the hldE gene encoding bifunctional D-glycero-beta-D-manno-heptose-7-phosphate kinase/D-glycero-beta-D-manno-heptose 1-phosphate adenylyltransferase HldE encodes MKVSMPRFDCATVLVVGDVMLDRYWHGGTSRISPEAPVPVVKVEQIEDRPGGAANVALNIAALGAPALLVGVTGRDEAAHSLTDSLHAAGVQAHFQRIDEQPTIVKLRVMSRHQQLLRMDFEEPFNTDAEALAADVDGLLDGVKVLVLSDYGKGALKNHQVLVQLARSKGIPVLADPKGKDFSIYRGASLITPNLSEFEAIVGHCADEAELVSRGAQLMLELELGALLVTRGEHGMTLLRPDHGPLHLPARAREVFDVTGAGDTVISTLAASLAAGEELPQAVALANLAAGIVVGKLGTAAISAPELRRAVQREQGSERGVVSLEQLLVVIEDARAHGEKIVFTNGCFDILHAGHVTYLEQARAQGDRLVLAVNDDASVSRLKGPGRPINAVDRRMAVLAGLGAVDWVVSFAEDTPENLLRAVKPDVLVKGGDYGIEGVVGADIVRAYGGEVRVLGLVENSSTTAIVEKIRNK; translated from the coding sequence ATGAAAGTGTCCATGCCGCGGTTCGACTGTGCCACAGTTCTAGTGGTGGGCGATGTCATGCTCGACCGTTACTGGCACGGCGGCACTTCGCGGATTTCTCCGGAGGCGCCAGTGCCGGTGGTCAAGGTCGAGCAGATCGAGGACCGTCCGGGCGGTGCCGCCAACGTTGCGCTGAACATCGCTGCCCTCGGTGCGCCGGCGTTGCTGGTTGGCGTTACCGGTCGCGACGAAGCGGCCCATAGCCTGACCGACAGCCTGCATGCCGCCGGTGTACAGGCGCACTTCCAGCGCATCGACGAGCAGCCGACCATCGTCAAGTTGCGGGTCATGAGCCGTCACCAGCAATTGCTGCGCATGGACTTCGAAGAGCCCTTCAACACTGACGCCGAGGCCCTGGCTGCCGACGTCGATGGATTGCTCGATGGGGTCAAGGTGCTGGTGCTGTCGGACTACGGCAAGGGCGCCCTGAAGAACCACCAGGTCCTGGTGCAGTTGGCGCGCAGCAAGGGCATTCCGGTGCTGGCCGACCCCAAGGGCAAGGATTTCTCCATTTATCGCGGCGCCAGCCTGATCACGCCCAATCTCAGCGAGTTCGAGGCCATCGTCGGTCATTGTGCCGATGAGGCCGAGCTGGTCAGTCGCGGTGCCCAGTTGATGCTGGAGCTGGAGCTGGGCGCCTTGCTGGTGACCCGCGGCGAGCACGGCATGACCCTGCTACGCCCCGATCACGGCCCGCTGCACCTGCCGGCGCGCGCCCGCGAAGTGTTCGATGTGACCGGTGCCGGCGACACGGTGATTTCCACCCTGGCTGCCAGCCTGGCCGCCGGCGAGGAACTGCCGCAGGCGGTGGCGCTGGCCAACCTGGCGGCCGGCATCGTGGTCGGCAAGCTGGGCACCGCGGCCATCAGTGCGCCTGAGCTGCGCCGGGCGGTGCAGCGCGAGCAAGGTTCCGAGCGTGGCGTGGTGAGCCTCGAGCAGCTGCTGGTGGTGATTGAGGATGCGCGCGCCCATGGCGAGAAGATCGTCTTCACCAATGGCTGCTTCGACATCCTGCATGCCGGTCACGTGACCTACCTGGAACAGGCCCGTGCCCAGGGCGATCGCCTGGTGCTGGCGGTCAACGACGACGCTTCGGTCAGCCGCCTGAAAGGCCCGGGCCGGCCGATCAATGCAGTCGACCGGCGCATGGCCGTGCTGGCCGGCCTCGGCGCTGTGGACTGGGTGGTGAGCTTCGCCGAGGACACTCCGGAAAACCTGCTGCGTGCGGTCAAGCCGGACGTGCTGGTCAAGGGCGGCGACTATGGCATCGAAGGCGTGGTCGGTGCCGATATCGTGCGTGCCTACGGCGGTGAGGTGCGGGTGTTGGGGCTGGTGGAAAACAGCTCGACCACTGCCATAGTCGAGAAGATCCGCAACAAATAA
- the waaA gene encoding lipid IV(A) 3-deoxy-D-manno-octulosonic acid transferase — protein MNRALYSLLFHLLLPLIAGRLAWRAWRAPAYGRRIGERFALGLPAMRTGGIWVHAVSLGESIAAAPLIRELLVRYPGLPITVTSMTPTGSERIQALFGDKIQHCYLPYDLPWACARFYRQVQPRLALIMETELWPNHIHQCAKHGVPVVLANARLSERSARGYARFARLTAPMLAELSLIAVQTEAEAERFRQLGARPGCVEVTGSIKFDLSVDAQLQVRASQLREEWGAAQRPLWIAASTHGGEDEIILAAHRQLLQRFPQALLILVPRHPERFVSVFELCKREGFATVRRSLDESVTADTQVLLGDTLGELLFLYALADLAFVGGSLVPNGGHNLLEPAALGKPLLSGPNLFNFLEIAAQLRSAGDLLEVQDAAELQEQLQQLFAEPQQAAQMAAAGLAVLRANQGALARLLAGLARLLPRA, from the coding sequence ATGAATAGAGCCCTGTACAGCCTGTTGTTTCATCTGCTCCTGCCGCTTATTGCCGGGCGCCTGGCCTGGCGTGCCTGGCGCGCGCCGGCCTATGGCCGGCGTATCGGCGAACGTTTCGCCCTCGGCCTGCCGGCCATGCGCACGGGCGGCATCTGGGTGCATGCGGTGTCGCTGGGCGAGAGCATCGCCGCGGCCCCGCTGATCCGCGAGTTGCTGGTGCGCTACCCTGGGCTGCCGATCACCGTCACCAGCATGACGCCGACCGGCTCGGAGCGCATCCAGGCCCTGTTCGGCGACAAGATCCAGCATTGCTACCTGCCCTATGACCTGCCCTGGGCCTGTGCGCGCTTCTACCGCCAGGTGCAGCCGCGCCTGGCGCTGATCATGGAAACCGAGCTGTGGCCCAACCATATCCACCAGTGCGCCAAGCACGGTGTGCCGGTGGTGCTGGCCAATGCGCGGCTGTCCGAGCGCTCGGCGCGCGGTTATGCCCGCTTCGCCCGGCTGACTGCGCCGATGCTCGCCGAACTGAGCCTGATCGCCGTGCAGACCGAGGCCGAGGCCGAGCGCTTCCGCCAGCTCGGTGCGCGCCCCGGTTGTGTCGAGGTGACCGGCTCGATCAAGTTCGATCTGAGCGTGGATGCTCAGTTGCAGGTGCGCGCCAGTCAGCTGCGCGAGGAGTGGGGCGCCGCGCAGCGCCCGCTGTGGATCGCCGCCAGCACCCATGGCGGCGAAGACGAGATCATCCTCGCCGCCCATCGCCAGTTGCTTCAGCGCTTCCCGCAGGCGCTGCTGATCCTGGTGCCGCGCCATCCGGAGCGTTTCGTCAGCGTCTTCGAACTGTGCAAGCGGGAGGGCTTCGCCACGGTGCGGCGTTCCCTCGATGAAAGTGTGACGGCGGATACCCAGGTGTTGCTCGGCGATACTCTGGGCGAGCTGCTGTTTCTCTATGCCCTGGCCGACCTGGCCTTTGTCGGTGGCAGCCTGGTGCCGAACGGCGGGCACAACCTGCTGGAGCCGGCGGCGCTGGGCAAGCCGCTGCTGAGCGGGCCGAACCTGTTCAACTTCCTTGAGATCGCCGCGCAGTTGCGCAGCGCCGGTGACTTGCTGGAGGTGCAGGATGCCGCTGAGCTGCAGGAACAGTTGCAGCAGCTGTTCGCCGAGCCGCAACAGGCGGCGCAGATGGCCGCTGCCGGGCTGGCCGTGTTGCGCGCCAATCAGGGCGCGCTAGCGCGTCTGCTCGCCGGGCTAGCGCGCCTGTTGCCGCGCGCGTAG
- a CDS encoding LysR family transcriptional regulator produces MQWNLEQIRLFVSVAEGQSFSAVARRLQRAQSAVSNAIAMLETDLGVLLFERSSGRQPRLTAAGLSLLEEAREVLRQCERLEGRALGLVRGEEVRLRLAQDEAMPYQPVLDSLEALAKAFPLLEVQLASGAQGEVARKLLERRADLGLLFHHEQMPDALERQRLGTIEMVTVCGAGHPLAAAGPVDRRELARHRQLLMAPQDSHYPGGEQLSPAVWRTDSFYAMAELLMRNLGWAWLPRHVVQYPTYQGQLVELNCDWTPPPLVVELVCRRDEALGPAALWLAAAFAEHLQALG; encoded by the coding sequence ATGCAGTGGAACCTGGAACAGATCCGCCTGTTCGTCAGTGTCGCCGAGGGCCAGTCCTTTTCCGCGGTGGCACGGCGCCTGCAGCGTGCGCAGTCGGCGGTGAGCAACGCCATCGCCATGCTGGAGACTGATCTGGGCGTGCTGCTGTTCGAACGCAGCAGCGGCCGCCAGCCCCGCCTGACCGCAGCAGGTCTGTCACTGCTGGAAGAGGCTCGCGAAGTGCTGCGCCAGTGCGAGCGCCTCGAGGGTCGGGCGCTGGGCCTGGTGCGCGGCGAAGAAGTGCGCCTGCGCCTGGCCCAGGATGAGGCGATGCCCTATCAGCCGGTGCTGGACAGCCTTGAGGCCCTGGCTAAGGCCTTCCCCTTGCTGGAGGTGCAGTTGGCCAGCGGCGCCCAGGGCGAGGTGGCGCGCAAGCTGTTGGAGCGGCGCGCCGATCTCGGCCTGCTGTTTCACCACGAGCAGATGCCTGACGCCCTGGAGCGCCAGCGCCTGGGCACCATCGAAATGGTCACCGTGTGCGGGGCCGGGCATCCATTGGCTGCTGCCGGACCGGTCGACCGTCGCGAGCTGGCCCGCCATCGGCAACTGCTGATGGCACCGCAGGACAGCCACTACCCCGGCGGCGAGCAGCTCAGCCCGGCGGTCTGGCGGACCGACAGCTTCTACGCCATGGCCGAGCTGCTGATGCGCAACCTCGGCTGGGCCTGGTTGCCGCGGCATGTGGTGCAGTATCCGACTTACCAGGGCCAACTGGTCGAACTGAACTGCGACTGGACGCCGCCGCCGCTGGTGGTGGAGCTGGTCTGCCGCCGCGACGAAGCGCTGGGGCCGGCAGCGTTGTGGCTGGCGGCAGCCTTTGCCGAGCACCTGCAGGCGCTGGGCTGA
- a CDS encoding AhpA/YtjB family protein, which produces MNRPAQVKPDNFFLLLFHALRQRRVPLALRIASHSILLVALALVIYAWVMGMQFKQAMQQQADALGQSLTVQTAASATELLVSNDILSLNVLLSNLAKNPLVAHAAIYSVDNRILAEAGSRPTQSLLGDTEGLYSTPITFQEVIAGQLRISLDMQQFQQPMTISLQSMGLLSLILLALAMSLSLRLGRHISTPLLQLRLWLRDPDDPAPGAGRQDEIGDLARQLQARLVPEKPSIVAPAADDFAEDEAFYAEEPEQDHEFQMPNLSEPDFDERGEDYREEGRDLPHSSPAEHDPFADLRPVDEPEPLPTPEPVAFAEPASSEPVLSAVLAVQLGAQEQLRHLPRARLLELLQRYRDCLEQAAALYQGKLYTLNDGSSLLLFSSEYGGEDYLTHALCCGELLRALGHALQIEVADSGITLQLQLGLTCTDQEIAPSQAEVLLSEAAQDALALSQHSRNLLLVQRAIADEPLVRQRARIRPIASPEGASCVERLLEPYPSLLERQLARMHEHRTQP; this is translated from the coding sequence GTGAATCGGCCCGCCCAGGTCAAACCCGACAACTTCTTCCTCCTGCTGTTTCACGCCCTGCGCCAGCGGCGCGTGCCTCTGGCGCTGCGCATTGCCAGCCACAGCATCCTGCTGGTGGCCCTGGCGCTGGTGATCTACGCCTGGGTCATGGGCATGCAGTTCAAGCAGGCCATGCAGCAGCAGGCCGATGCCCTCGGCCAGAGCCTGACCGTGCAGACGGCCGCTTCGGCCACCGAGCTGCTGGTGTCCAACGACATCCTCAGCCTCAACGTGCTGCTCAGCAACCTGGCGAAGAACCCGCTGGTAGCCCACGCCGCCATCTACAGCGTGGACAACCGCATCCTCGCCGAGGCCGGCTCACGCCCGACCCAGAGCCTGCTCGGCGATACCGAAGGCCTCTACTCGACACCGATCACCTTCCAGGAAGTGATCGCAGGGCAACTGCGCATCAGTCTGGACATGCAACAGTTCCAGCAGCCGATGACCATCAGCCTGCAGAGCATGGGCCTGCTCAGCCTGATCCTGCTGGCCCTGGCCATGTCACTGAGCCTGCGCCTCGGCCGACACATCTCCACCCCGCTGCTGCAACTGCGCCTGTGGCTGCGCGACCCGGATGATCCGGCTCCCGGCGCCGGTCGCCAGGACGAGATCGGCGACCTGGCCCGCCAGCTGCAGGCCCGCCTGGTACCGGAAAAACCGTCGATAGTGGCGCCCGCCGCTGACGACTTCGCCGAGGACGAGGCGTTCTACGCCGAAGAACCGGAGCAAGACCACGAGTTCCAGATGCCCAACCTGAGCGAGCCGGACTTCGACGAGCGCGGCGAGGATTACCGGGAAGAAGGCCGCGATCTGCCGCACAGCAGCCCGGCAGAGCACGACCCCTTTGCCGATTTGCGCCCGGTCGATGAACCCGAGCCGCTGCCGACACCTGAACCCGTGGCGTTTGCCGAGCCTGCGTCCAGCGAACCGGTACTCAGCGCGGTGCTGGCGGTCCAGCTCGGCGCTCAGGAACAGCTACGCCACCTGCCACGGGCACGCCTGCTGGAACTGCTGCAACGTTATCGCGACTGCCTGGAGCAGGCTGCCGCCCTGTATCAGGGCAAGCTCTACACCCTCAACGATGGCAGCAGCCTGCTGCTGTTCAGCAGCGAATATGGCGGTGAGGACTACCTGACCCACGCCCTGTGCTGCGGCGAACTGCTGCGCGCCCTCGGCCACGCACTGCAGATCGAGGTGGCCGACAGCGGCATCACCCTGCAGCTGCAGCTGGGCCTGACCTGCACCGATCAGGAAATCGCTCCCAGCCAGGCCGAAGTTCTGCTCAGTGAAGCGGCGCAGGATGCTCTGGCCCTGTCCCAGCACAGCCGCAATCTGTTGCTGGTGCAACGAGCGATCGCCGATGAGCCGCTGGTGCGCCAGCGCGCACGCATCCGCCCGATTGCCAGCCCGGAAGGCGCCAGCTGCGTCGAACGCCTGCTGGAGCCCTACCCGTCGCTGCTGGAGCGCCAGCTGGCGCGCATGCACGAGCACCGCACCCAGCCGTGA
- a CDS encoding multidrug efflux SMR transporter, whose protein sequence is MTGYLYLAVAITAEVIATTSMKALDGFNKPLPLLLVVVGYAISFWMLSLVVKTIPVGVAYAVWAGLGIVLVSIAATFLYQQRLDLPAMLGMGLIVAGVVVIQLFSNTIGH, encoded by the coding sequence ATGACCGGCTACCTCTACCTTGCCGTCGCCATCACCGCCGAAGTGATCGCTACCACCTCGATGAAGGCGCTCGACGGCTTCAACAAACCACTGCCGCTGTTGCTGGTGGTGGTCGGCTACGCGATTTCATTCTGGATGCTCAGCCTGGTGGTGAAGACCATCCCGGTCGGCGTGGCTTACGCGGTATGGGCGGGCCTGGGTATCGTGCTGGTGAGCATCGCCGCGACCTTCCTCTATCAGCAGCGCCTGGATCTACCGGCCATGCTCGGCATGGGCCTGATCGTCGCCGGCGTGGTGGTGATCCAGCTGTTCTCCAACACCATCGGCCACTGA
- a CDS encoding metal ABC transporter ATPase, producing the protein MPRQLARKDPSTFKTLPLYVEATAEGLYYRSQGLPLNFAQMQERRRPISVADSWHFATELANLGVSVRLTLNWQGRDYWLLVRQRRPDRGDVVLKLISGYVPAHELNLPLLTAIQEVAEECLIETADGWLGGRFGDTWLPTPYQPLRYREACHFRLSPLSGAARPVQGGNLMLIERPLAYVHLPTASLQLVYDMRLELPKDCRLPSLFHVDECLEDGQLIARLERRRPDLYLLPLRQGRPSGELFTLKQGELQPASCRGLWLSESFAEQDGWLVRDERIRWKDWLVRLAQEEQEAGRLAG; encoded by the coding sequence ATGCCCAGACAACTCGCCCGCAAAGACCCGAGCACCTTCAAGACCCTGCCGCTGTATGTCGAGGCCACTGCGGAGGGCCTGTATTACCGCAGCCAGGGCCTGCCGCTGAACTTTGCGCAGATGCAGGAGCGCCGTCGCCCGATCAGCGTGGCTGACAGCTGGCATTTCGCGACAGAACTGGCCAACCTCGGCGTCTCGGTGCGTTTGACCCTCAACTGGCAGGGTCGCGACTACTGGCTGCTAGTACGCCAGCGCCGCCCGGACCGCGGCGATGTGGTGCTCAAGCTGATCTCCGGCTACGTTCCGGCCCACGAACTGAACCTGCCGCTGCTCACTGCCATCCAGGAAGTGGCCGAGGAGTGCCTGATCGAAACCGCCGATGGCTGGCTGGGCGGACGCTTCGGCGATACCTGGCTGCCCACGCCGTACCAGCCGCTGCGTTACCGCGAAGCCTGCCACTTCCGCCTCAGCCCGCTGTCCGGCGCGGCACGCCCGGTGCAGGGCGGCAACCTGATGCTGATCGAACGCCCGCTGGCCTATGTGCACCTGCCCACCGCCTCGCTGCAGCTGGTCTATGACATGCGCCTGGAGCTGCCCAAGGACTGCCGCCTGCCGAGCTTGTTCCACGTCGACGAATGCCTAGAAGACGGCCAGCTGATCGCCCGCCTGGAGCGCCGGCGCCCCGACCTGTACCTGCTGCCGCTGCGTCAGGGCCGCCCCAGCGGCGAGCTGTTCACCCTAAAACAGGGCGAGCTGCAGCCGGCCAGTTGCCGAGGACTGTGGCTATCCGAGAGTTTTGCCGAGCAGGATGGCTGGCTGGTGCGTGACGAGCGCATCCGCTGGAAGGACTGGCTGGTACGCCTGGCGCAGGAAGAGCAGGAAGCCGGCCGCCTGGCCGGCTAG
- a CDS encoding metal-dependent hydrolase: protein MTTLISHPLPLLAVGLALGPRIIPPRLLLVGLLFTLLPDADMLAFKLGIAYTDAFGHRGFSHSLLFAGLTGVFAALACRLLDCGPLKAFIWIALATASHSLLDAATDGGLGVAWLWPWSEQRFFLPWRPIEVSPFINGFFSQRGLAVLASEARWVWLPCLLVAVGGLLLRATLGLRARQQAR from the coding sequence GTGACCACTCTGATCAGCCACCCACTGCCGCTGCTGGCGGTGGGCCTGGCCCTCGGCCCGCGGATTATTCCGCCACGCCTGCTGCTGGTCGGCCTGCTGTTCACCCTGCTGCCGGATGCCGACATGCTGGCCTTCAAGCTGGGCATCGCCTACACCGACGCCTTTGGCCATCGCGGCTTCAGTCATTCGCTGCTCTTCGCCGGATTGACGGGCGTGTTCGCCGCCCTCGCCTGCCGCCTGCTCGACTGCGGCCCGCTCAAGGCCTTTATCTGGATAGCCCTGGCGACCGCCTCGCACAGCCTGCTGGATGCCGCCACCGATGGCGGCCTGGGCGTGGCCTGGCTGTGGCCATGGAGCGAGCAGCGCTTCTTCCTGCCCTGGCGGCCGATAGAGGTCTCGCCCTTCATCAACGGTTTCTTCAGCCAGCGCGGCCTCGCCGTACTGGCCTCCGAGGCGCGCTGGGTGTGGTTGCCATGCCTGCTGGTCGCGGTTGGCGGCCTGCTGCTACGCGCGACGCTGGGACTACGCGCGCGGCAACAGGCGCGCTAG
- a CDS encoding aldo/keto reductase: MSLHDLHRPLGSTGLLVSPLGLGTVKLGRDQGVKYPNGFTIPDDAAARNLLAQARDLGINLIDTAPAYGISEQRLGPLLRGQRHDWLIVSKVGEEFEGGQSHFDFSPTHARFSVERSLQRLQTDCIDLLLVHSDGNDVAILRDSGIYQTLAELKREGKIRAFGLSGKTVEGGLLALEQSDCAMVTYNLAEQAEKPVLDYAAAHGKGILIKKALASGHVCLAAGQDPVRASFELLFGHPGVSSAIVGTINPQHLAANVATAAAVIRDYTAQLR, encoded by the coding sequence ATGAGCCTGCACGACCTGCATCGCCCGCTGGGCAGCACCGGCCTGCTGGTCTCGCCGCTGGGCCTGGGCACGGTCAAGCTCGGTCGCGACCAGGGCGTGAAGTACCCCAACGGCTTCACCATCCCCGATGACGCGGCCGCGCGCAACCTGCTGGCCCAGGCCCGCGACCTCGGCATCAACCTGATCGACACGGCGCCGGCCTACGGCATCAGCGAGCAGCGCCTCGGCCCGCTGCTGCGCGGCCAACGCCACGACTGGCTGATCGTCAGCAAGGTCGGCGAGGAGTTCGAGGGCGGCCAGTCGCACTTCGACTTCAGCCCGACCCATGCGCGCTTCTCCGTCGAGCGCAGCCTGCAGCGCCTGCAGACCGACTGCATCGACCTGCTGCTGGTGCACTCGGACGGCAACGACGTGGCCATCCTGCGGGACAGCGGCATCTACCAGACCCTCGCCGAGCTCAAGCGCGAGGGCAAGATCCGCGCCTTCGGTCTGTCCGGCAAAACGGTCGAGGGCGGCCTGCTGGCTCTCGAACAGAGCGACTGCGCCATGGTCACCTACAACCTCGCCGAACAGGCCGAGAAGCCGGTGCTCGACTATGCGGCCGCGCATGGCAAGGGCATCCTGATCAAGAAAGCCCTGGCCAGCGGCCATGTCTGCCTGGCCGCCGGGCAAGACCCGGTGCGCGCCAGCTTCGAGCTGCTGTTCGGCCATCCCGGGGTGAGCAGCGCCATCGTCGGCACCATCAACCCACAGCACCTAGCGGCCAACGTCGCCACCGCCGCCGCGGTGATCCGCGACTACACTGCACAGCTCCGATAG
- a CDS encoding lipopolysaccharide kinase InaA family protein has product MLEAFKWRGFCGVRRPDKQNVIRVFMGLRHCLEDFVEGRSIAGFEVNGERFYVKRYRESLRFWRSLKSSSLRNAMLNEVSWLRRLDLDDARAPKLWLFMERRVGRQVEAFLLMSEVAGQPLALLEGKQFALACASAVEVIGSLHARGVAHGDCNLYNFLVGDEVRVIDFERAAELTPARAEADLLKFFARINARGDGQLLEGLVSHYLQVQPQPLFDIGRLVKELQVGDIKRVETRWRPPQFFSISIGHQRF; this is encoded by the coding sequence GTGCTTGAGGCGTTCAAGTGGAGAGGGTTTTGCGGGGTGAGGCGGCCTGACAAGCAAAACGTTATTCGAGTCTTTATGGGGCTGCGGCATTGCCTTGAGGACTTTGTCGAAGGCCGTTCAATCGCAGGTTTCGAAGTCAATGGCGAACGCTTCTATGTGAAGCGTTACAGAGAGTCGTTGCGGTTTTGGCGCTCGCTCAAAAGCAGCTCTTTGCGAAATGCAATGCTTAATGAAGTAAGTTGGTTGCGGCGCCTCGACCTTGATGATGCGCGGGCTCCCAAGTTATGGCTTTTCATGGAGCGCCGCGTGGGGCGGCAGGTAGAAGCCTTTCTACTAATGAGTGAGGTGGCTGGTCAGCCGCTTGCACTGCTTGAGGGTAAGCAGTTCGCGCTTGCGTGTGCTAGCGCTGTCGAGGTTATCGGCAGTTTGCATGCAAGAGGGGTCGCTCATGGCGACTGCAATCTATATAACTTCTTGGTTGGGGATGAGGTTCGGGTAATCGACTTCGAAAGGGCCGCGGAGCTCACTCCGGCCCGTGCTGAAGCGGATCTCCTCAAGTTCTTCGCACGCATTAACGCGCGTGGTGATGGACAGTTATTGGAGGGGTTGGTGTCCCACTATCTTCAGGTGCAACCGCAGCCGTTGTTCGATATCGGTAGGCTGGTGAAAGAGTTGCAGGTGGGCGATATAAAACGGGTCGAGACGCGTTGGCGACCGCCCCAGTTCTTCAGTATTTCGATAGGTCACCAGCGGTTTTGA
- a CDS encoding FAD-dependent oxidoreductase encodes MSQALSTDVLIVGGGIAGLWLNARLRRLGYATLLVENASLGGGQSMKSQGIIHGGAKYALHGALTGASEAIADMPRRWREALAGNGELDLTGVRLLSEAHYLWSPGSLAGNLTSFFASKAVRGRVDQVKGEQLPPALQHPKFKGKVYRLAELVLDVPSLITRLATLAGDSLLAGHEIAPLHENHELAGLLVDGREIRAQRVVLSAGAGNAALLASLGISQPSQQLRPLHMVLVKGPSLKPLYAHCLGGGPKPRVTVTTHPAADGQWVWYLGGDIAEAAGVARDEAAQIKAAQQELGDLLPWVDLSSARWATLRVDRAEPAQSGLVRPDNAFLADQGKLLVGWPTKLALSPDFSDRVLAALQRDGIQPSQPPALPELPRPAVARPVWEELLP; translated from the coding sequence ATGTCCCAAGCTCTGAGCACTGACGTTCTGATCGTCGGCGGCGGTATCGCCGGCCTCTGGCTGAACGCCCGTCTGCGCCGGCTGGGCTACGCCACCTTGCTGGTGGAAAACGCCAGCCTCGGCGGCGGGCAGAGCATGAAGTCTCAGGGCATCATCCACGGCGGTGCCAAATATGCCCTGCACGGGGCGCTAACCGGCGCCTCCGAGGCCATCGCCGACATGCCGCGGCGCTGGCGCGAGGCCCTGGCCGGCAACGGCGAGCTGGATCTGACCGGCGTACGCCTGCTGTCCGAGGCGCACTACCTATGGTCGCCGGGCAGCCTGGCCGGCAACCTGACCAGCTTCTTCGCCAGCAAGGCGGTGCGTGGCCGGGTCGACCAGGTCAAGGGCGAGCAGCTGCCGCCCGCCCTGCAACACCCGAAATTCAAGGGTAAGGTCTATCGCCTGGCCGAGCTGGTGCTCGATGTACCCAGCCTGATCACTCGCCTGGCCACGCTCGCTGGCGACAGCCTGCTGGCCGGCCATGAGATCGCCCCGCTACACGAAAACCACGAACTGGCAGGCCTGCTGGTCGATGGCCGCGAAATCCGCGCCCAGCGTGTGGTGCTCAGCGCAGGCGCTGGCAATGCCGCCCTGCTCGCCAGCCTCGGCATCAGCCAGCCGAGCCAGCAGCTGCGCCCGCTGCACATGGTGCTGGTCAAGGGGCCGAGCCTGAAACCGCTGTACGCCCACTGCCTGGGTGGCGGACCGAAACCGCGCGTCACCGTAACCACGCACCCGGCCGCCGACGGCCAGTGGGTCTGGTACCTCGGTGGCGATATCGCCGAAGCCGCTGGTGTGGCCCGCGACGAGGCTGCGCAGATCAAAGCCGCGCAGCAGGAACTGGGCGACCTGCTGCCCTGGGTCGACCTCTCCAGTGCGCGCTGGGCCACCCTGCGCGTCGACCGCGCCGAGCCGGCACAATCCGGCCTGGTGCGCCCGGACAACGCCTTCCTCGCCGACCAGGGCAAGCTGCTGGTCGGCTGGCCGACCAAGCTGGCGCTCTCGCCGGACTTCAGCGACCGCGTGCTGGCCGCCCTGCAGCGCGACGGCATCCAGCCCAGCCAGCCGCCGGCCCTGCCCGAACTGCCGCGCCCGGCGGTTGCCCGTCCGGTGTGGGAGGAGCTGCTGCCATGA